One window of Klebsiella quasivariicola genomic DNA carries:
- the garL gene encoding 2-dehydro-3-deoxyglucarate aldolase, whose amino-acid sequence MDNAIFPNKFKAALAAHQVQIGCWCALANPISTEVLGLAGFDWLVLDAEHAPNDVTTLIPQLMALKGSSSAQVVRVPTNEPIIIKRMLDIGFYNFLVPFVETAEQAAQAVASTRYPPEGIRGVSVSHRGNMFGTVPDYFAQSNKNISILVQIESQTGVDNVEAIAATEGVDGVFVGPSDLAAALGHLGNAAHPEVQHAIQHIFASAKKHGKPSGILAPVEADARRYLEWGATFVAVGSDLGVFRSATQKLADAFKK is encoded by the coding sequence ATGGATAACGCAATTTTCCCGAACAAATTTAAGGCCGCGCTGGCGGCTCATCAGGTGCAGATTGGCTGCTGGTGCGCGCTGGCTAACCCGATCAGTACTGAGGTGCTGGGTCTGGCCGGTTTCGACTGGCTGGTGCTGGATGCGGAACACGCGCCGAACGACGTGACCACGCTTATCCCACAGCTGATGGCGCTGAAGGGCAGCTCCAGCGCGCAGGTAGTCCGTGTGCCGACCAATGAGCCGATCATCATCAAGCGCATGCTGGACATCGGCTTCTATAACTTCCTGGTGCCGTTCGTCGAGACGGCTGAGCAGGCGGCGCAGGCGGTGGCGTCGACCCGCTATCCGCCGGAAGGGATCCGCGGGGTCTCCGTTTCCCACCGCGGCAATATGTTTGGCACCGTGCCGGACTACTTCGCCCAGTCCAACAAGAACATTTCCATTCTGGTGCAGATTGAGAGCCAGACCGGGGTAGATAACGTCGAGGCGATTGCCGCGACCGAGGGTGTGGACGGGGTGTTCGTTGGCCCGAGCGACCTGGCTGCCGCTTTAGGCCATCTCGGCAATGCCGCCCATCCTGAGGTACAGCACGCTATCCAACATATCTTTGCCAGCGCGAAGAAGCACGGTAAGCCAAGCGGCATTCTGGCGCCAGTGGAAGCTGATGCGCGCCGCTATCTGGAATGGGGGGCGACTTTCGTCGCCGTCGGCAGCGATCTGGGCGTCTTCCGCTCAGCAACGCAGAAACTTGCTGATGCGTTTAAAAAATAA
- a CDS encoding DUF805 domain-containing protein, which yields MDWYLKVLKNYIGFGGRARRKEYWMFILVNLILTGVLSIIDKMLGWQRAGGEGILTTIYGVLVFLPWWAVQFRRLHDTDRSAWWLLLLLIPVIGWLVILIFNCQRGTEGNNRFGPDPKPFSY from the coding sequence ATGGACTGGTATCTCAAGGTATTAAAAAACTATATTGGATTTGGCGGCCGTGCGCGGCGCAAAGAGTACTGGATGTTTATTCTGGTCAACCTCATCCTGACCGGCGTATTGAGCATCATCGATAAAATGCTGGGCTGGCAGCGGGCGGGCGGCGAAGGCATTTTGACAACCATCTATGGCGTGCTGGTCTTTTTACCGTGGTGGGCGGTGCAGTTTCGGCGTCTGCACGACACCGACCGTTCGGCCTGGTGGCTGCTCCTGCTGTTGATCCCGGTCATCGGCTGGCTGGTGATCCTGATCTTTAACTGCCAGCGCGGCACCGAGGGTAATAATCGATTTGGCCCCGACCCAAAACCCTTTTCCTACTAA
- a CDS encoding MFS transporter gives MILDSTLDEKKGIPTRYLILLMIFVVTAVNYGDRATLSIAGTEVAKELGLSAVSMGYIFSAFGWAYLLMQIPGGWLLDKFGSKKVYSYSLFFWSLFTFLQGFIDVFPLAWAGVSMFFMRFMLGFSEAPSFPANARIVAAWFPAKERGTASAIFNAAQYFSLALFSPLLGWLTFALGWEHVFTVMGIIGFVLTVIWVKFVHNPTDHPRMSAAELKYISEGGAVVDMDHKKETTQAAGPKMDYIRQLLTNRMMLGVFFGQYFLNTITWFFLTWFPIYLVQDKGMSILKVGFVASIPALFGFAGGVLGGLFSDYLIGRGCTLTFARKLPIVLGMLLASSIILCNYTASTPLVITLMALAFFGKGFGALGWPVISDVAPKEIVGLCGGVFNVFGNVASIATPLVIGYIVSELHSFNGALIFVGGSALMMMVCYLFVVGDIKRMELQK, from the coding sequence ATGATTCTGGATTCTACATTAGATGAGAAAAAAGGAATACCGACCCGCTATTTAATTCTATTGATGATATTTGTCGTGACGGCGGTGAACTATGGCGACCGCGCGACGTTGTCTATCGCCGGTACTGAAGTCGCGAAAGAGCTGGGGCTCAGCGCGGTGTCGATGGGATACATTTTTTCCGCCTTCGGCTGGGCTTATCTGCTGATGCAGATCCCTGGTGGTTGGCTGCTGGATAAATTTGGATCGAAGAAGGTTTACTCATACAGCCTGTTTTTCTGGTCGCTGTTTACCTTCCTGCAGGGCTTTATTGATGTGTTCCCGCTCGCCTGGGCTGGGGTCTCCATGTTCTTTATGCGTTTTATGCTGGGCTTTTCCGAAGCGCCCTCGTTTCCCGCCAACGCCCGCATTGTGGCGGCCTGGTTTCCGGCCAAAGAGCGGGGCACCGCTTCGGCTATTTTTAATGCGGCGCAATATTTTTCGCTGGCGTTATTCTCGCCGCTACTCGGCTGGCTGACCTTCGCGCTGGGTTGGGAGCATGTCTTTACCGTGATGGGGATAATAGGGTTTGTGCTCACCGTCATCTGGGTGAAGTTTGTGCATAACCCCACCGATCATCCGCGAATGTCCGCGGCGGAGCTGAAGTATATCTCTGAAGGCGGCGCGGTGGTCGATATGGACCACAAAAAAGAGACGACCCAGGCGGCCGGGCCGAAGATGGATTATATCCGTCAGTTGCTGACCAACCGAATGATGTTAGGCGTATTTTTCGGTCAGTATTTCCTCAACACCATTACCTGGTTCTTCCTGACGTGGTTTCCGATCTACCTCGTGCAGGACAAGGGAATGTCAATTCTGAAAGTCGGCTTCGTGGCTTCAATTCCGGCGCTGTTTGGTTTTGCCGGCGGCGTACTGGGCGGGCTGTTTTCGGATTATCTGATTGGCCGCGGCTGTACGCTGACTTTTGCGCGTAAGTTACCGATAGTACTCGGAATGCTGCTGGCATCGTCCATTATTCTGTGTAACTACACGGCCAGCACGCCGCTGGTTATTACGCTGATGGCGCTGGCGTTCTTTGGTAAAGGCTTTGGCGCGCTGGGCTGGCCGGTTATCTCGGATGTTGCGCCGAAAGAGATTGTTGGCCTGTGCGGCGGGGTATTCAACGTCTTTGGCAATGTGGCCTCGATCGCCACGCCGCTGGTTATTGGCTACATCGTAAGCGAACTGCACTCATTCAATGGCGCACTGATTTTTGTTGGCGGCTCCGCGCTGATGATGATGGTCTGCTACCTGTTTGTGGTTGGCGATATCAAACGTATGGAATTGCAGAAGTAA
- a CDS encoding glutathione S-transferase family protein, with protein MGQLVDGVWQDTWYDTKSTGGRFKRSVSAFRNWLTADGAAGPSGEGGFAAEKDRYHLYVSLACPWAHRTLIMRKLKGLESFLPVSVVNPLMLENGWTFDDSFPEATGDTLYQHDFLYQLYLHADPHYTGRVTVPVLWDKKQQTIVSNESAEIIRMFNTAFDGLGARAGDYYPPALREKIDELNGWIYDNVNNGVYKAGFATSQQAYDEAVDAVFTSLERLEQILGQHRYLTGNQLTEADIRLWTTLVRFDPVYVTHFKCDKRRISDYLNLYGFLRDLYQMPGIAETVSFPHIRNHYYRSHKTINPTGIISIGPQQDLNEPHGRDQRFR; from the coding sequence ATGGGACAATTAGTCGACGGCGTCTGGCAAGATACCTGGTATGACACCAAATCCACCGGAGGACGGTTCAAGCGTTCCGTTTCGGCCTTCCGTAACTGGCTCACTGCCGATGGCGCCGCCGGTCCCAGCGGTGAAGGCGGTTTCGCGGCAGAGAAAGATCGCTATCATCTGTACGTCTCTCTCGCCTGTCCGTGGGCGCATCGCACGTTAATCATGCGTAAACTGAAAGGGCTGGAGTCTTTTCTCCCCGTCTCCGTGGTCAATCCGCTGATGCTGGAAAATGGCTGGACCTTTGACGACAGCTTCCCGGAAGCTACCGGCGATACCCTTTACCAGCACGATTTTCTGTATCAATTGTATCTGCACGCCGACCCGCACTACACCGGTCGCGTCACCGTGCCGGTGCTGTGGGATAAAAAACAGCAGACTATCGTCAGCAATGAGTCAGCAGAAATCATCCGCATGTTTAATACCGCCTTCGATGGCCTGGGCGCCAGAGCCGGTGATTACTACCCGCCGGCGCTGCGGGAAAAAATCGATGAGCTGAACGGCTGGATCTACGATAACGTGAATAACGGCGTGTACAAAGCCGGCTTCGCCACCAGCCAGCAGGCGTACGACGAAGCGGTCGATGCGGTCTTTACCTCGCTGGAACGGCTCGAGCAGATCCTCGGCCAGCACCGCTACCTGACCGGGAATCAGTTAACTGAGGCGGATATCCGCCTGTGGACGACGCTGGTACGCTTCGACCCGGTGTATGTGACGCATTTTAAATGCGATAAACGGCGCATCAGCGATTACCTCAATCTGTACGGTTTCCTGCGCGACCTTTACCAGATGCCGGGCATCGCCGAGACGGTAAGTTTTCCGCATATCCGTAACCACTATTACCGCAGCCATAAAACCATTAATCCTACCGGTATCATCTCCATAGGGCCGCAGCAGGATCTCAACGAACCACACGGTCGCGATCAGCGCTTCCGTTGA
- a CDS encoding phage holin family protein: MANTQHTQGPGQRVFSIGQRIVTLLAEMVETRLRLVVVELEEEKANLFQLLLMTGLTLLFAAFGLMSLLVLVIWAVDAQYRLHVMIATTVVLLLAAAIVGILTLRKARRSTLLRLTRKELENDRALLEDHKP; the protein is encoded by the coding sequence ATGGCGAATACTCAACACACGCAGGGACCAGGTCAGCGCGTTTTCTCCATTGGTCAGCGTATTGTCACGCTGCTGGCCGAAATGGTGGAAACACGGCTGCGTCTGGTCGTCGTGGAGCTGGAGGAGGAGAAAGCCAATCTTTTCCAGCTGTTGTTAATGACCGGACTGACGCTACTGTTTGCGGCGTTTGGCCTCATGAGCCTGCTGGTGCTGGTTATCTGGGCCGTTGACGCCCAGTACCGCCTGCACGTCATGATCGCCACCACCGTCGTTCTGCTTCTCGCCGCAGCGATTGTCGGTATCCTTACCTTACGTAAGGCGCGCCGCTCCACGCTGCTGCGTCTGACACGTAAAGAACTGGAGAACGACCGTGCCCTTCTGGAGGACCATAAACCATGA
- the garK gene encoding glycerate 2-kinase, with amino-acid sequence MKIVIAPDSYKESLSATEVAQAIEKGFREIFPDAQYVSMPVADGGEGTVEAMIAATQGTEHSAWVTGPLGEKVEACWGMSGDGVTAFIEMAAASGLGLVPPEKRNPLITTSRGTGELILQALEHGAKRIIIGIGGSATNDGGAGMMQALGARLCDAEGQEIGHGGGSLSRLSRIDLSAIDPRLRDRMIHVACDVTNPLVGERGASRIFGPQKGATEAMIVELDRNLAHYADVIKTSLQVDVKSIPGAGAAGGMGAALMAFLNAELRSGIEIVTEALHLEEQILDCSLVVTGEGRLDSQSIHGKVPVGVARVAKKYHKPVIGIAGSLTHDVGVVHQHGIDAVFSVLTSVSTLEEAFRGAFDNIYHASRNIAATLLVGMTTEG; translated from the coding sequence ATGAAAATCGTCATTGCCCCAGACTCTTACAAAGAAAGCCTTTCTGCCACCGAGGTAGCTCAGGCGATAGAAAAAGGATTTCGGGAAATTTTCCCTGACGCGCAGTATGTTTCCATGCCCGTCGCCGACGGCGGCGAGGGAACGGTGGAGGCGATGATTGCCGCGACGCAGGGAACGGAACATTCCGCATGGGTGACTGGCCCGCTGGGCGAGAAAGTGGAGGCCTGCTGGGGCATGTCCGGCGATGGCGTCACTGCGTTTATTGAGATGGCGGCGGCCAGTGGCCTGGGACTCGTTCCGCCCGAAAAACGCAACCCTCTCATCACCACTTCACGCGGTACCGGCGAGCTGATATTACAGGCGCTGGAACATGGCGCGAAACGGATCATTATCGGTATCGGCGGCAGTGCGACCAACGACGGTGGAGCGGGCATGATGCAGGCGCTAGGCGCCCGCCTTTGTGACGCCGAGGGGCAGGAGATCGGCCATGGCGGCGGTAGCCTGAGCCGTCTGAGCCGGATCGATCTTTCCGCCATCGATCCACGCTTACGTGACAGGATGATCCACGTGGCCTGCGATGTTACCAATCCGCTGGTAGGCGAGCGAGGAGCGTCGCGGATCTTTGGCCCACAGAAAGGGGCGACCGAGGCGATGATCGTCGAGCTGGATCGTAATCTGGCGCATTATGCCGACGTCATTAAGACGTCGCTGCAGGTGGACGTGAAGTCGATCCCCGGCGCGGGAGCGGCAGGTGGCATGGGCGCGGCGCTGATGGCGTTTCTGAACGCGGAATTGCGCAGCGGGATTGAGATTGTCACCGAGGCGCTGCATCTGGAAGAGCAGATCCTTGATTGTTCACTGGTGGTTACCGGGGAAGGGCGGCTCGATAGTCAGTCTATTCACGGTAAGGTTCCCGTCGGGGTTGCCCGGGTGGCGAAGAAATACCATAAGCCGGTGATTGGTATTGCCGGTAGCCTGACCCACGACGTCGGTGTGGTTCACCAGCACGGCATCGATGCTGTTTTCAGCGTGTTAACTTCCGTTTCGACGCTGGAAGAGGCATTTCGCGGGGCGTTTGATAATATTTATCATGCATCGCGCAATATCGCCGCTACCCTGCTGGTCGGGATGACGACAGAAGGATGA
- a CDS encoding pirin family protein, protein MITTRTAKQCGQADFGWLQARYTFSFGHYFDPKLLGFASLRVLNQEVLAPGASFQARTYPKVDILNLILEGEAEYRDSDGNHVQAKAGEALLIATQPGVSYSEHNLSKEQSLTRMQLWLDACPQRENPLQQKIDIASAPLQLLASPEGESNSLQLRQQAWVYHIALEKGEHINVQLHGPRAYLQSIHGTVHAVAQEQQKQALTCGDGAFIRDEANITLVADTPLRALLIDLPV, encoded by the coding sequence ATGATTACTACCCGAACAGCCAAACAATGCGGACAAGCAGACTTCGGCTGGCTGCAGGCCCGCTACACTTTCTCCTTTGGCCACTACTTCGATCCGAAATTACTGGGCTTTGCGTCCTTACGTGTCCTCAATCAGGAAGTGCTGGCGCCTGGCGCCTCGTTCCAGGCGAGGACTTATCCAAAAGTCGATATCCTGAACCTGATTCTGGAAGGTGAAGCAGAGTACCGCGACAGCGATGGCAACCATGTGCAGGCCAAAGCCGGTGAAGCGCTGCTTATCGCCACCCAACCAGGCGTAAGCTACAGCGAGCATAACCTGAGTAAAGAGCAGTCGTTAACACGAATGCAGCTGTGGCTGGATGCCTGCCCGCAGCGGGAAAACCCGCTACAGCAGAAAATCGACATCGCGAGCGCACCGCTGCAGCTGCTGGCCTCGCCGGAAGGAGAGAGCAACAGCCTTCAGCTTCGCCAGCAGGCCTGGGTCTACCATATTGCCCTGGAGAAAGGTGAGCATATTAACGTGCAATTACATGGTCCACGCGCTTACCTGCAGTCGATCCACGGCACCGTCCATGCCGTCGCGCAGGAACAACAAAAGCAGGCACTCACCTGCGGTGACGGCGCATTTATTCGTGACGAAGCTAACATTACCCTCGTCGCCGATACGCCGCTGCGCGCTTTGCTGATAGATTTACCGGTGTAA
- a CDS encoding DUF1090 domain-containing protein: protein MKHRIALLLALTSLSASAIAASPCQEKEQDIQREISYAEKHHNQSRIDGLNTALRQVRENCSDSQLKADHQQKIAKQREEIAERQRDLQEARKKGDADKINKRQRKLNEAQQELKTLESRDY from the coding sequence ATGAAACACCGCATCGCTCTGCTTCTGGCCCTGACTTCACTTAGCGCCAGCGCCATAGCCGCCTCTCCCTGCCAGGAAAAAGAGCAGGATATTCAACGAGAGATCAGCTATGCCGAAAAGCATCACAATCAAAGTCGCATTGATGGGCTAAATACCGCGCTACGTCAGGTCAGAGAGAACTGCAGCGACAGTCAACTGAAAGCCGATCATCAGCAAAAAATTGCCAAACAGCGGGAAGAGATCGCTGAACGTCAGCGCGATCTGCAGGAAGCCCGGAAGAAAGGCGATGCGGACAAAATCAACAAACGCCAGCGTAAACTTAATGAAGCGCAACAGGAGTTGAAAACGCTGGAGTCTCGGGATTACTAA
- the mzrA gene encoding EnvZ/OmpR regulon moderator MzrA, which translates to MKRPSLRQLSWLLGGSLVLCALLWVCLAVQQQEATLAIRPVGQGVSMPDGFSVWHHLDANGIRFKSITPQKDGLLIKFDSTAQGAAAKEVLGRALPHGYIIALLEDDNSATAWLSRLRDAPHRLG; encoded by the coding sequence ATAAAACGCCCTTCCCTGCGCCAGCTGAGCTGGCTGCTGGGTGGCTCTCTTGTGCTCTGCGCGCTGTTATGGGTCTGTCTGGCGGTGCAGCAGCAAGAGGCCACGCTGGCGATCCGTCCGGTTGGACAAGGCGTCAGCATGCCGGACGGTTTCTCCGTCTGGCATCACCTCGACGCCAACGGCATCCGCTTTAAAAGCATTACGCCGCAAAAAGATGGCCTGCTGATTAAGTTCGATTCCACCGCCCAGGGCGCGGCGGCGAAAGAGGTTCTCGGTCGCGCTCTGCCACATGGTTATATTATCGCCCTGCTGGAGGACGATAACTCGGCCACCGCCTGGTTATCCCGCCTGCGCGACGCGCCGCACCGGCTTGGCTAA
- a CDS encoding YqjD family protein, producing the protein MAKENVTDDLRAELKTLADTLEEVLNSSADKSKEEMGKLRSKAESALKESRARLGETSEAILRQTRETAARADDYVRENPWTGVGIGAAVGLVLGVLLSRR; encoded by the coding sequence ATGGCTAAAGAGAATGTGACTGACGACCTTCGTGCAGAACTGAAAACGCTGGCGGATACCCTGGAGGAAGTGCTGAACTCCTCGGCGGACAAGTCGAAAGAAGAGATGGGTAAACTGCGTAGTAAAGCCGAAAGCGCGCTGAAAGAGAGTCGCGCCCGCCTGGGGGAAACCAGCGAGGCGATTCTGCGTCAAACGCGTGAGACCGCCGCGCGGGCGGATGATTATGTTCGCGAAAATCCGTGGACTGGCGTCGGGATTGGTGCCGCCGTCGGGCTGGTGCTGGGTGTCCTGCTGTCGCGTCGCTGA
- a CDS encoding OB-fold putative lipoprotein, producing MLLRFRVLPLVFFISLLSGCGLASKAFYSAGDKLFQPGDDAVASMQTYSVSQFLQPFTLNPAKASSDYLGKWVKVRGVIVDIRRMSGIAGSYYFTVTMRDEQNKTDKRLTFNFGSHNSADVEALSNGSIATIVGQVHQVQDSTIPTLQNPKVVK from the coding sequence ATGTTATTACGTTTTCGCGTATTACCGCTGGTTTTTTTCATCTCGTTGTTAAGCGGCTGCGGCCTGGCTTCTAAAGCCTTTTATTCCGCGGGTGATAAATTATTTCAACCCGGAGATGACGCCGTCGCGTCGATGCAGACGTATTCAGTGTCTCAGTTCTTGCAGCCGTTTACTCTCAACCCGGCGAAGGCCAGCAGCGATTATCTGGGTAAATGGGTTAAGGTGCGCGGCGTCATTGTCGATATTCGCCGGATGAGCGGTATTGCCGGCAGCTATTATTTTACCGTGACCATGCGAGATGAGCAGAATAAAACGGATAAACGTCTGACCTTCAATTTTGGCTCACATAACAGCGCAGACGTTGAGGCGTTAAGCAACGGCAGCATCGCCACGATCGTCGGTCAGGTTCATCAGGTGCAAGATTCCACGATCCCGACGCTACAGAATCCTAAGGTGGTTAAATAA
- a CDS encoding YqjK-like family protein: MNGRQERERQKALLLRQIQQQRLELSACRRHWLETTAPFDRGWHTLLGLRSWLMVGSGLMAVWSVRHPHFLMRWTKRGLGLWSTWRMVRGILRQSAR; the protein is encoded by the coding sequence ATGAATGGCCGACAGGAGCGTGAACGACAAAAGGCGCTGCTGTTGCGCCAGATCCAGCAGCAACGTCTGGAGCTGAGCGCTTGTCGTCGCCACTGGCTGGAGACGACAGCGCCTTTCGATCGCGGCTGGCATACGCTGCTGGGCTTACGTTCGTGGCTGATGGTGGGCAGCGGTTTGATGGCCGTGTGGTCCGTACGACATCCACACTTTTTAATGCGCTGGACCAAACGCGGTCTCGGACTGTGGAGCACCTGGCGAATGGTCCGCGGCATCCTGCGCCAGTCAGCTCGCTAG
- the garR gene encoding 2-hydroxy-3-oxopropionate reductase — protein MTIKVGFIGLGIMGKPMSKNLLKAGYSLVVSDRNPEAIADVIAAGAETATTPKAVAEQCDVIITMLPNSPHVKEVALGENGIIEGAKPGTVVIDMSSIAPLASREISEALKAKGIDMLDAPVSGGEPKAIDGTLSVMVGGDKAIFDKYYDLMKAMAGSVVHTGDIGAGNVTKLANQVIVALNIAAMSEALTLATKAGVNPDLVYQAIRGGLAGSTVLDAKAPMVMDRNFKPGFRIDLHIKDLANALDTSHGVGAQLPLTAAVMEMMQALRADGLGTADHSALACYYEKLAKVEVTR, from the coding sequence ATGACAATCAAAGTAGGTTTTATCGGTCTTGGCATTATGGGCAAACCGATGAGCAAAAATTTGCTGAAAGCAGGTTATTCGCTGGTGGTGTCCGACCGTAACCCGGAAGCGATTGCCGACGTGATTGCCGCGGGTGCAGAGACCGCGACGACGCCGAAGGCGGTTGCTGAGCAATGTGACGTGATCATTACCATGCTGCCAAACTCTCCGCATGTGAAAGAGGTGGCGCTGGGTGAAAACGGCATTATCGAAGGCGCAAAGCCGGGCACCGTGGTGATTGATATGAGCTCTATCGCGCCGCTGGCGAGTCGGGAAATCAGCGAAGCGCTGAAAGCCAAGGGTATTGATATGCTGGACGCGCCGGTGAGCGGCGGCGAACCAAAAGCCATCGACGGCACCCTGTCGGTGATGGTCGGCGGCGATAAGGCGATCTTTGATAAATACTACGATCTGATGAAAGCGATGGCGGGCTCCGTGGTGCATACCGGCGACATCGGCGCGGGCAACGTCACCAAACTGGCTAACCAGGTGATTGTCGCCCTGAACATCGCAGCGATGTCTGAAGCGCTGACTCTGGCGACCAAAGCTGGCGTCAATCCGGATCTGGTCTATCAGGCGATCCGTGGCGGCCTGGCGGGCAGTACCGTGCTGGATGCCAAAGCGCCGATGGTGATGGATCGTAACTTCAAGCCGGGATTCCGTATCGACCTGCATATTAAAGATCTGGCGAACGCCCTGGATACGTCCCATGGCGTGGGCGCTCAGCTACCGCTGACGGCGGCGGTAATGGAGATGATGCAGGCGCTGCGCGCAGACGGTCTGGGCACCGCGGACCATAGCGCGCTGGCGTGCTACTACGAAAAACTGGCGAAAGTGGAAGTCACTCGCTAA
- a CDS encoding LysR family transcriptional regulator: protein MAKERALTLEALRVMDAIDRRGSFAAAADELGRVPSALSYTMQKLEEELDVVLFDRSGHRTKFTNVGRMLLERGRVLLEAADKLTTDAEALSRGWETHLTIVTEALIPTPELFPLIEKLATKSNTQLSIITEVLAGAWERLEQGRADIVVAPDMHFRSSSEINSRKLYSVLSVYVAAPDHPIHQEAEPLSEVTRVKYRGIAVADTARERPVLTVQLLDKQPRLTVSTIEDKRQALLAGLGVATMPYPLVEKDIAEGRLRVVSPEYTNEIDIIMAWRRDSMGEAKSWCLREIPKLFAGR from the coding sequence ATGGCCAAAGAGAGAGCATTAACGCTGGAAGCGTTACGCGTGATGGATGCGATCGACCGGCGCGGGAGCTTTGCTGCCGCGGCTGATGAACTGGGTCGCGTGCCCTCCGCCCTGAGCTATACCATGCAAAAACTTGAGGAGGAGCTGGACGTGGTGCTGTTTGACCGTTCCGGTCATCGCACGAAGTTCACTAACGTCGGAAGAATGCTGCTGGAGCGCGGGCGAGTGCTGCTTGAAGCGGCAGATAAGCTGACTACCGATGCGGAAGCCCTGTCGCGTGGCTGGGAAACCCACCTCACGATCGTCACTGAAGCGCTTATTCCCACCCCGGAATTGTTTCCGCTGATTGAGAAACTGGCGACCAAATCCAACACTCAGCTGTCAATTATCACCGAGGTACTGGCCGGTGCCTGGGAACGGCTGGAGCAGGGGCGGGCGGATATTGTTGTCGCGCCGGATATGCATTTTCGTTCCTCCTCAGAGATTAACTCCCGCAAGCTCTACTCGGTGTTGAGCGTCTACGTGGCGGCGCCGGACCATCCGATCCATCAGGAGGCGGAGCCGCTCTCTGAGGTTACCCGCGTAAAATATCGCGGTATTGCGGTGGCGGATACCGCGCGCGAGCGGCCTGTTCTTACCGTCCAGCTACTGGATAAACAGCCGCGTTTAACGGTGAGTACGATAGAAGATAAGCGCCAGGCGCTGCTGGCCGGGTTAGGCGTGGCGACCATGCCCTATCCGCTGGTGGAGAAGGATATTGCCGAAGGGCGGTTGCGGGTCGTCAGCCCGGAATACACCAATGAAATTGATATTATTATGGCCTGGCGACGGGACAGTATGGGCGAAGCGAAGTCCTGGTGTCTGCGTGAGATCCCTAAGCTGTTTGCGGGGCGCTAG
- a CDS encoding Spy/CpxP family protein refolding chaperone has product MKFMTRIAFAALLTTGFSVAAQAADVKAAPAPAQDPIVQHLKLTNDQVAKIKSLHQQLENNVQQISQQDIKDGALINVIDSGKWDEKAVKDQLAAFSKIDQQVRYYRVKYYFEVNQVLTPEQRTQVKKDLADALSE; this is encoded by the coding sequence ATGAAATTTATGACCCGTATTGCCTTCGCCGCGCTGTTGACCACCGGCTTCTCTGTTGCGGCACAGGCCGCGGATGTTAAGGCGGCACCAGCACCGGCGCAGGATCCTATTGTTCAGCACTTAAAACTCACCAACGATCAGGTTGCGAAAATTAAAAGCCTGCATCAGCAGCTGGAAAATAATGTTCAGCAGATTTCACAGCAAGACATTAAAGATGGCGCATTGATTAACGTAATTGATTCCGGAAAATGGGATGAGAAAGCGGTCAAGGATCAGCTGGCAGCCTTCAGTAAGATCGATCAGCAGGTACGTTATTACCGCGTGAAGTACTATTTTGAAGTGAATCAGGTACTGACGCCGGAGCAGCGCACCCAGGTGAAAAAAGATCTTGCCGACGCGCTGAGTGAATAA
- a CDS encoding DoxX family protein, whose amino-acid sequence MKKLEDVGVLVARILMPILFITAGWGKITGYAGTQQYMEAMGVPGALLPLTILLEFGGGLAILFGFLTRTTALFTAGFTLLTAFLFHSNFAEGVNSLMFMKNLTIAGGYLLLAITGPGAFSIDRVLNKKW is encoded by the coding sequence ATGAAAAAATTAGAAGATGTTGGTGTACTGGTAGCGCGCATTCTGATGCCAATTCTGTTTATCACTGCAGGTTGGGGCAAAATCACCGGTTATGCGGGTACCCAGCAGTATATGGAAGCCATGGGCGTACCGGGAGCGCTGCTGCCGCTGACCATCCTCCTTGAGTTCGGCGGTGGTCTGGCGATTCTGTTCGGTTTCCTGACCCGTACCACGGCGCTGTTCACCGCAGGCTTTACGCTGCTGACCGCGTTCCTGTTCCACAGCAACTTTGCGGAAGGCGTGAACTCTCTGATGTTCATGAAAAACCTGACCATCGCAGGCGGTTACCTGCTGCTGGCCATCACCGGACCAGGCGCATTCAGTATCGACCGTGTACTGAATAAAAAGTGGTAA